One segment of Maridesulfovibrio bastinii DSM 16055 DNA contains the following:
- a CDS encoding homocysteine S-methyltransferase family protein yields the protein MADFRKALTDGRVYFFDGGYGTFLQKRGLPAGMSPELFGLEKPEVVRSVHEDYANAGANVLTTNTFGGSAPKLGSKVKARDLNREMALLARSVAGDNLFVAGSVGPTGHFIEPLGDFTFKEMVEIYKEQIQGLVDGGVDLILGETHFDLAEARALVVAAREVCALPVALSMTFESPNACLTGSSPQTFVDAMQNMEIDIVGTNCSAGPEQIFEVISNMRPRLSTPLLVEANAGLPELDENRNTVFRLEPQPFAEQSARFLAIGAKFIGGCCGTGPDHIRALKSVIGDAAWQKPVPEDDAQMVITSRAESVCIGFNHTGVIIGERINPTGKKVLSAELQEGRFTEALKFAGQQIEAGAPILDVNVGAPMVDETMILPALCKEIIAQHQVPLSIDSTNPDAVEAALWNYPGTPLVNSISGEPGRMERLGPLCKKFGAPFILLPIIGSKLPFECKDKIEVTEKLLREAEALGIPRRLIMVDALALTVSSRPMAARHCMDFIRHCKEEWNLPTVLGLSNVSFGLPARELLNSTFLTLCQGQGLCAFISNPNSARLRESLYSAEVLLARDKQAENFIDMYSEWSPAAPSSTGGTKGGEGKKSGAETMFEAVVKGERGLIEDMVRKALDEDRDPFDIVNGELIPAIMEVGEKYERKEYFLPQLLQSAETLQKGFEILKPLLEKSGKQKEKDVIVMATVEGDIHDIGKNIVCLMLRNHGFEVVDLGKDVPAETIVKTAIEKNARIIGLSALMTTTMVRMEDTVNLLQEKGLDIKVMIGGAVITEGFCKAIGADGWSTDAVAAVKLAKTLVQ from the coding sequence ATGGCAGATTTTCGCAAGGCTCTTACAGACGGCAGGGTGTACTTTTTTGATGGCGGTTATGGAACTTTTCTTCAGAAAAGAGGATTACCGGCCGGTATGTCACCGGAACTTTTCGGACTTGAAAAGCCCGAAGTCGTTCGTTCTGTGCATGAAGATTATGCAAATGCAGGAGCGAATGTTCTGACAACAAATACTTTTGGCGGAAGTGCTCCTAAGCTTGGTTCAAAGGTAAAAGCCCGCGATCTCAACCGTGAGATGGCTCTGCTTGCGCGATCCGTTGCCGGAGACAATCTGTTTGTCGCCGGAAGTGTCGGCCCGACAGGTCATTTCATTGAGCCTCTTGGTGATTTCACCTTCAAAGAGATGGTGGAAATATACAAGGAGCAGATTCAGGGTCTGGTTGACGGGGGAGTCGACCTGATTCTCGGCGAAACCCACTTCGACCTTGCCGAAGCCAGAGCTCTTGTTGTTGCAGCAAGAGAAGTCTGCGCTCTTCCGGTTGCTCTTTCCATGACTTTTGAATCCCCCAACGCCTGCCTTACCGGTTCTTCTCCGCAGACATTTGTCGATGCCATGCAGAATATGGAAATTGATATTGTCGGAACAAACTGCAGTGCCGGGCCGGAGCAGATTTTTGAAGTTATCAGCAATATGAGGCCGCGACTTTCAACCCCGCTGCTTGTTGAAGCAAATGCAGGGCTGCCTGAACTTGATGAAAACCGCAATACTGTTTTCCGTCTCGAACCACAGCCGTTTGCCGAACAGTCTGCCAGATTTTTAGCGATAGGAGCCAAATTTATAGGCGGATGCTGCGGTACCGGTCCTGACCATATCCGGGCGCTTAAGAGCGTGATCGGTGATGCCGCATGGCAGAAACCCGTCCCGGAAGATGATGCCCAGATGGTGATCACTTCCCGTGCGGAATCCGTCTGCATAGGCTTCAATCATACCGGGGTCATAATAGGTGAAAGAATCAATCCGACAGGAAAAAAGGTTCTCAGTGCCGAACTTCAGGAAGGCCGTTTTACCGAGGCCCTTAAATTTGCCGGGCAGCAGATAGAAGCCGGGGCTCCGATCCTTGACGTCAATGTAGGCGCTCCCATGGTTGACGAAACCATGATTCTCCCGGCCTTGTGCAAAGAGATAATTGCCCAGCATCAGGTTCCGCTTTCAATAGACTCAACCAACCCGGACGCTGTGGAAGCGGCTTTATGGAACTATCCCGGTACTCCGCTGGTCAACTCCATAAGCGGCGAACCCGGACGTATGGAACGCCTCGGACCTTTATGTAAAAAATTCGGTGCTCCATTTATTCTGCTCCCAATCATTGGCAGCAAGCTTCCATTTGAATGCAAAGACAAAATTGAGGTGACTGAAAAACTTCTGCGTGAAGCCGAGGCACTTGGAATTCCCCGCAGGCTGATTATGGTTGATGCTCTGGCTTTGACCGTGTCTTCGAGACCTATGGCTGCACGGCATTGCATGGATTTTATACGTCACTGCAAGGAAGAGTGGAATCTGCCCACTGTTCTGGGACTCTCCAACGTATCTTTCGGCCTTCCGGCGCGGGAACTGCTCAACTCAACATTTCTGACTCTATGTCAGGGACAGGGACTTTGCGCCTTTATTTCCAACCCGAATTCGGCACGGCTGCGTGAGAGCCTGTATTCGGCTGAAGTTCTCCTTGCCCGTGATAAACAGGCTGAGAATTTTATTGATATGTATTCTGAATGGTCACCGGCAGCTCCTTCCTCAACCGGAGGGACTAAAGGCGGTGAAGGAAAAAAGTCCGGTGCGGAAACCATGTTCGAGGCCGTGGTCAAAGGGGAACGCGGGCTGATTGAGGATATGGTCCGTAAGGCTCTTGATGAAGATAGAGATCCTTTTGATATTGTGAACGGCGAGCTTATCCCGGCAATTATGGAAGTCGGCGAAAAGTATGAGCGCAAAGAATATTTTCTTCCTCAGCTCCTTCAGTCCGCAGAGACTTTGCAGAAAGGTTTTGAAATTTTAAAACCGCTGCTTGAGAAATCGGGAAAGCAGAAAGAGAAAGATGTTATCGTCATGGCAACTGTTGAAGGGGATATCCATGACATTGGTAAGAACATCGTCTGCCTGATGCTGCGTAACCACGGTTTTGAAGTTGTCGACCTCGGTAAGGATGTTCCTGCTGAAACCATAGTAAAGACAGCCATAGAAAAGAATGCGCGGATTATCGGCCTGTCGGCTCTGATGACCACGACAATGGTGCGCATGGAAGATACCGTAAATCTTCTGCAGGAAAAAGGTCTTGATATCAAGGTGATGATAGGCGGAGCGGTCATAACTGAAGGGTTCTGCAAAGCCATAGGTGCGGACGGATGGTCTACCGATGCCGTCGCAGCCGTAAAGCTGGCAAAGACATTGGTGCAATAA
- the tkt gene encoding transketolase: MSNSQMDQKTVNVIKGLIMDATRKANSGHPGGAMSSADFAYVLYRDYLRYTPETPDWFNRDRFVLAAGHESMLLYSLLHLAGYISLEDVKKFRQLDSITPGHPEHDVTPGVEATSGPLGQGFCTGVGMATAEAFLGSKTGSEITDHHTYVLASDGDFQEPVAMGAATLAGVWKLGKLVVYYDSNNVQLAGPVCNCDCTNVKQVFEGICWHVIEINGHDHEAIRKAIEEAKAETDKPTLIIGKTIMANGAATREGDHGTHGAPLPPEEIAATKKKFGLPENEDFYVPEDVVEHFRARFPELKAEAESWQKKLDEVLAGDKDIAEFWAHVSKPRTEIELDLPEFESGKSIATRKAWGACLDAVYEKLPTLIGGSADLDPSNQTLNFRKAVGDFAINGYSARNMAFGVREFPMSVILNGMALHGGVLPFGATFLTFSDYCRNGMRMSALQKLPVLYIYTHDSFYVGEDGPTHQPIEHVSALRLIPNLLVLRPADARETAACLDIAMHQTDRPSSLMLTRQGLPVLDHEAYPQVEEGVKRGGYVLKDCEGTPEMIVIATGSEVSLAMDAAAMLSDKKIRIVSMPSVELFEEQDKAYKDSVLPPAVTNRVAAEAGRPELWYRYVGLEGTVLGIDHFGASAPAGQLAERYGFTADNLAEVMKKRF; encoded by the coding sequence ATGAGCAACAGCCAGATGGATCAGAAGACGGTAAACGTCATCAAAGGTCTTATCATGGATGCCACCCGCAAGGCTAACTCAGGCCATCCCGGCGGCGCCATGTCCTCCGCGGATTTCGCTTATGTCCTTTACAGGGACTATCTCCGCTACACCCCGGAAACACCGGACTGGTTCAACCGCGACCGTTTTGTTTTAGCGGCCGGACATGAATCCATGCTCCTTTACAGCCTGCTGCACCTTGCCGGCTATATTTCTCTTGAAGATGTTAAAAAATTCCGTCAGCTCGACAGCATCACCCCCGGTCATCCTGAACATGATGTAACCCCCGGTGTTGAAGCAACAAGCGGTCCTCTAGGACAGGGCTTCTGCACAGGTGTAGGTATGGCTACGGCTGAAGCATTCCTCGGCTCTAAAACCGGAAGCGAAATTACCGACCACCACACATATGTACTGGCTTCCGACGGTGATTTTCAGGAACCCGTAGCAATGGGTGCCGCAACTCTGGCCGGTGTCTGGAAACTTGGTAAACTTGTTGTCTACTACGACAGCAACAACGTTCAGCTTGCCGGCCCTGTCTGCAATTGCGACTGCACTAATGTTAAACAGGTTTTCGAAGGAATCTGCTGGCATGTCATTGAAATCAACGGACATGACCACGAAGCAATCCGTAAAGCAATTGAAGAAGCCAAAGCTGAAACAGATAAACCGACTCTGATCATCGGTAAAACCATCATGGCAAACGGTGCCGCCACCCGTGAAGGAGATCACGGTACTCACGGAGCACCACTGCCGCCTGAAGAGATTGCCGCTACAAAGAAAAAATTCGGTTTGCCTGAAAATGAAGATTTCTATGTACCCGAAGATGTAGTTGAACATTTCCGCGCACGTTTCCCCGAGCTGAAAGCCGAAGCTGAAAGCTGGCAGAAAAAGCTTGATGAAGTACTCGCAGGAGACAAGGATATAGCTGAATTCTGGGCTCATGTTTCCAAACCGCGTACTGAAATCGAACTGGATCTCCCTGAGTTTGAATCAGGAAAAAGCATTGCCACCCGTAAAGCATGGGGCGCATGCCTTGATGCTGTTTATGAAAAACTGCCGACCCTTATCGGTGGTTCAGCAGACCTTGATCCTTCCAACCAGACCCTGAATTTCCGTAAAGCAGTCGGCGACTTTGCCATCAACGGCTATTCCGCCCGCAATATGGCTTTCGGTGTTCGTGAATTTCCGATGTCAGTCATCCTTAACGGTATGGCTCTTCACGGTGGAGTTCTGCCCTTCGGTGCAACTTTCCTGACATTCTCCGATTACTGCAGAAACGGAATGCGCATGTCCGCTTTGCAGAAACTTCCTGTTCTCTACATCTACACCCATGACTCATTCTATGTTGGTGAAGATGGACCGACACATCAGCCGATCGAGCATGTCTCCGCACTGCGCCTGATCCCGAACCTGCTGGTTCTTCGTCCTGCTGATGCTCGTGAAACAGCCGCATGTCTTGATATCGCCATGCATCAGACAGACCGTCCTTCAAGCCTCATGCTTACCCGTCAGGGACTCCCGGTTCTTGACCATGAAGCCTATCCGCAGGTTGAAGAAGGTGTTAAACGCGGTGGTTATGTTCTCAAAGACTGCGAAGGAACTCCGGAAATGATTGTTATCGCAACCGGTTCTGAAGTTTCTCTGGCAATGGACGCTGCAGCCATGCTTTCGGATAAGAAAATCCGTATCGTCAGCATGCCTTCAGTTGAACTCTTTGAAGAACAGGACAAGGCCTACAAAGACTCCGTTCTTCCTCCGGCTGTTACCAACCGTGTTGCCGCCGAAGCAGGACGCCCGGAACTCTGGTACAGATATGTAGGACTTGAAGGAACCGTACTCGGAATAGATCACTTCGGAGCTTCTGCTCCTGCCGGTCAGCTTGCCGAACGCTACGGCTTCACAGCTGATAATCTTGCTGAAGTTATGAAAAAACGCTTCTAA
- a CDS encoding sigma-70 family RNA polymerase sigma factor, producing MSEDIEILPPEDEKEIPKEEVPGEIFLPTPKKSGEIATRDPLSLYMREISRFPLLDPDEEFQLAKRVQENGDQEAAFRLVSSHLRLVVKIAMDFQRRWMQNVLDLIQEGNVGLMKAVNKFDPDKGIKFSYYAAFWIKAYILKYIMDNWRLVKIGTTQTQRKLFYNLNKERQRLQALGFDPTTQTLSENLNVSEDEITEMDIRLAKNDLSLNLKLGEDSDATRMDFLPDLGPGVEDTLANKEISTLLLDQLREVAPLLNEKEQVILNDRLLSDSPRTLREIGEEFGVTRERVRQIEARLLGKLKEHLADKVEDFSQDWIPENE from the coding sequence ATGTCAGAAGATATTGAAATACTTCCCCCCGAGGACGAAAAGGAAATTCCCAAAGAAGAGGTTCCGGGAGAAATTTTTCTCCCCACTCCAAAAAAATCAGGCGAAATTGCAACACGCGATCCGTTAAGTCTTTATATGAGGGAAATAAGCAGGTTTCCTCTGCTTGACCCTGATGAAGAATTTCAACTAGCTAAAAGAGTGCAGGAAAACGGAGATCAGGAAGCGGCTTTCAGGCTGGTCTCTTCACACCTGAGACTTGTTGTTAAAATCGCAATGGACTTTCAACGCCGCTGGATGCAGAACGTTCTGGATCTGATTCAGGAAGGTAATGTCGGTCTTATGAAGGCCGTCAATAAATTTGACCCGGATAAAGGTATTAAATTTTCCTATTATGCGGCTTTCTGGATCAAAGCATATATTTTAAAGTATATTATGGATAACTGGCGTCTGGTCAAAATCGGGACCACCCAGACCCAGCGCAAACTTTTTTATAACCTGAACAAGGAACGCCAGCGCTTACAGGCTTTAGGCTTTGATCCTACAACCCAGACCCTTTCTGAAAATCTCAACGTGAGCGAAGATGAGATTACGGAAATGGATATCAGGCTGGCCAAAAACGATCTTTCCCTTAACCTTAAACTCGGTGAAGACTCCGATGCCACACGCATGGATTTTCTCCCCGATCTTGGTCCCGGAGTGGAAGATACCCTTGCCAACAAAGAAATATCAACACTGCTTCTTGACCAGCTGAGGGAAGTTGCCCCGCTGCTCAATGAAAAAGAACAGGTCATACTGAACGACAGACTTCTTTCCGATTCCCCGCGGACTCTGCGTGAAATAGGTGAAGAATTCGGAGTCACCCGCGAAAGGGTGCGTCAGATAGAGGCCAGACTGCTTGGCAAGCTCAAAGAACATTTAGCTGATAAAGTTGAAGACTTCTCTCAAGACTGGATACCTGAAAATGAATAA
- the rpiB gene encoding ribose 5-phosphate isomerase B produces the protein MPKVIIGSDHGGYELKEFAKEILTGMGYEVVDAGPETAVSCDYPEYAFKVAEQVDADTLGILVCGTGLGMSMAANKVKGIRAAVCTNEYMAVKAREHNNANILCLGERVIGKGLAEDIIKAFMTTDFAGDRHLRRINLFDK, from the coding sequence ATGCCAAAAGTAATAATCGGTTCAGATCACGGCGGATACGAACTTAAAGAATTTGCCAAAGAAATTCTCACCGGGATGGGGTATGAAGTTGTCGACGCAGGACCTGAGACAGCTGTAAGCTGTGACTATCCTGAGTATGCCTTCAAAGTGGCTGAACAGGTTGATGCTGATACTCTTGGAATTCTCGTCTGTGGAACCGGACTGGGAATGTCTATGGCCGCCAATAAAGTCAAAGGCATCCGCGCTGCAGTCTGTACCAATGAGTACATGGCCGTTAAAGCCCGTGAACACAACAATGCCAACATTCTCTGCCTCGGAGAAAGAGTCATTGGAAAAGGACTTGCTGAAGACATCATTAAAGCCTTCATGACCACAGACTTTGCCGGAGACAGACATCTGCGCCGCATAAATCTCTTTGATAAATAA
- a CDS encoding DUF3426 domain-containing protein, protein MIVACSNCKTKYNLPEEKIPAKGIKVKCSKCGNKFMVTPPVQEPEDEVAALLEDETVSSDQPQAAPEPQPEPKPEPKPEPEPEPQPEPEPEPEPEPEPQEETSDEEDLFDDFGEADTADSSDDLEDDLFGGIEEGSDADIGADLFDDAEDEDSSVSDDAEKFDIDDELFGDDQDEEGESPADSLDDELFGSDDSDSDENESEGLGDSFEDKLFGSDAQDDSEDDFFEEESGTDEDSGEDDDYTEEEYDEEEFTDTGVHLDSGDVIGLDLDERPSKKKKAGKKKSRKGLLVFLILVVLFAGGAGAAYYFQLFDKLPFKIPYLTSEDSAAPNGAESDAKRFSKFSFKDLRQFYVKNEKVGQLFIIEGKVVNNFNTPRELLEVEAKLFDEKGGVLDSRRLMCGNTLSLFQLEVQSKEEITAGLESKVGILSNNTLLKPGMDTPFMVVFFNPPPTVKEFVINVVGAKNPPEK, encoded by the coding sequence ATGATTGTAGCATGTTCAAACTGCAAGACAAAATATAATCTTCCGGAAGAGAAGATCCCGGCTAAAGGGATAAAGGTCAAATGCTCCAAATGCGGAAACAAGTTTATGGTGACCCCGCCTGTGCAGGAGCCGGAAGACGAAGTTGCCGCCCTGCTTGAGGATGAAACGGTTTCTTCGGATCAGCCGCAGGCTGCTCCTGAACCGCAGCCAGAACCCAAGCCTGAGCCTAAACCGGAGCCGGAGCCAGAACCCCAGCCTGAACCTGAACCAGAGCCTGAGCCGGAACCAGAACCGCAGGAAGAGACCTCTGACGAGGAAGATCTTTTTGATGATTTTGGTGAAGCTGATACTGCCGATTCCAGTGATGATCTGGAAGATGATCTTTTCGGAGGCATTGAAGAAGGCTCTGATGCTGATATCGGTGCCGATCTCTTTGACGATGCTGAAGATGAAGACAGCTCTGTGTCCGATGATGCTGAAAAGTTTGACATTGATGACGAACTTTTCGGCGATGATCAGGATGAAGAAGGTGAAAGCCCAGCCGACAGTCTTGACGATGAACTCTTCGGTTCTGATGATTCAGACAGTGACGAAAATGAATCTGAAGGTCTTGGCGACAGTTTTGAGGATAAACTTTTCGGTTCTGACGCTCAGGATGATTCTGAAGATGATTTCTTTGAAGAAGAATCCGGCACAGATGAAGACTCTGGCGAAGACGATGATTATACTGAAGAAGAGTATGATGAAGAGGAATTTACCGATACCGGAGTCCATCTCGACAGTGGTGACGTTATCGGGCTTGACCTTGATGAAAGACCTTCAAAAAAGAAAAAAGCCGGAAAGAAGAAAAGTAGAAAAGGTCTGCTTGTCTTCCTGATTCTGGTGGTACTTTTTGCTGGTGGAGCAGGGGCTGCTTATTATTTTCAGCTCTTTGATAAACTTCCCTTCAAGATTCCTTATCTCACTTCTGAAGATTCTGCCGCTCCAAATGGAGCTGAATCCGATGCCAAAAGATTCAGCAAATTTTCATTTAAGGATTTGCGTCAGTTTTATGTAAAAAATGAAAAAGTCGGCCAGCTTTTCATCATCGAAGGCAAGGTTGTGAATAATTTCAACACCCCGAGAGAACTTCTTGAGGTGGAAGCCAAACTCTTTGATGAAAAGGGTGGAGTGCTTGATTCCAGACGTCTTATGTGTGGGAATACGCTCTCGCTCTTCCAGCTTGAGGTTCAGTCCAAGGAAGAAATTACAGCCGGTCTTGAATCCAAGGTAGGCATACTTTCCAACAATACATTGCTTAAACCGGGCATGGATACACCATTTATGGTGGTGTTTTTCAATCCGCCGCCGACGGTAAAAGAATTTGTTATCAATGTAGTCGGAGCTAAAAATCCGCCTGAAAAGTAA
- the hpt gene encoding hypoxanthine phosphoribosyltransferase → MGHRLSEVCSTEEIDAKVKELAREISDTYGSQPLVCVCVLKGAYLFFADLTRNLDCEAEIDFVRLSSYGDGTSRSGNMNFSKDLEVSIAGKHVLIIEDIVDTGHSVEFLKHVFTKRNPLSIRIASLIDKRERREIDLTVDFPGFILEKGFLVGYGMDYAEKYRYLNAVYELHND, encoded by the coding sequence ATGGGCCACCGCCTGTCTGAAGTCTGTTCAACCGAAGAAATAGATGCCAAAGTAAAAGAACTAGCCAGAGAAATTTCCGATACCTACGGAAGCCAGCCTCTGGTTTGCGTTTGTGTGCTTAAAGGTGCATATCTTTTTTTTGCTGATCTTACTCGTAATCTTGATTGCGAGGCTGAAATAGATTTCGTTAGACTTTCCAGTTACGGTGACGGAACAAGCCGTTCAGGCAATATGAATTTCAGCAAGGATCTCGAAGTTTCGATTGCCGGAAAGCATGTGCTTATTATTGAGGACATTGTTGATACCGGGCATTCTGTCGAGTTCCTGAAACATGTTTTTACCAAGAGGAATCCTCTCAGTATCAGAATCGCTTCGCTTATAGATAAAAGAGAGCGCAGAGAAATCGACCTGACAGTTGATTTTCCCGGATTCATACTTGAGAAAGGTTTCCTGGTAGGGTACGGAATGGACTATGCTGAAAAATACAGGTATCTCAATGCCGTGTATGAATTGCATAACGATTGA
- a CDS encoding TlpA family protein disulfide reductase, with the protein MKDWIRVSFLSLLLIFAACSKVNGVEGVSELDTAGIQKIVKNSSGKVVLVNFWATWCPPCRAEIPELIKMREKYSDDDLVMIGVSVDETSDAVDDFIKVTGGMNYPVYHASADIGPSFRIQAIPFTVIYDPDGKQIFARSGGFPIEMFENLIDKYIKDKK; encoded by the coding sequence ATGAAAGATTGGATAAGAGTCTCCTTTTTGTCGCTCCTTCTGATTTTCGCCGCCTGTTCCAAGGTGAACGGAGTTGAAGGGGTAAGTGAGCTTGATACAGCGGGTATCCAGAAGATTGTAAAAAATTCTTCCGGGAAAGTTGTTCTGGTAAATTTCTGGGCTACATGGTGTCCTCCATGCCGTGCTGAAATTCCCGAGCTTATAAAGATGCGTGAAAAATACAGTGATGACGATCTGGTGATGATCGGTGTTTCAGTTGATGAAACCTCTGATGCTGTAGATGATTTTATCAAAGTGACCGGTGGAATGAATTACCCTGTTTATCATGCTTCTGCTGATATAGGGCCATCCTTCAGGATTCAGGCTATTCCTTTCACGGTGATCTATGATCCTGACGGAAAGCAGATTTTTGCGCGTTCCGGTGGCTTTCCCATCGAGATGTTTGAAAATCTGATTGATAAGTATATCAAGGATAAAAAATAA
- a CDS encoding tetratricopeptide repeat protein produces the protein MNTGTKTPLFKSRLVSTMFLCLLAVMTGCAPHSNVQTFEVPVSPKADASYNFLVYQDYLTQFEKELRTGGNSKAKLEKIKSLQLHALEYIDKVLEKDQRPFLYAEKAALYWTLNQIPESREVIKAGLEKYPDNQRLTLSLASTYLNENRFEAAQVTLKSYLKKNPHDYNVRNKLAQIYIEQKNFAHALDILKTIPAGHRTPEILYSYAKASAGLGLNRQAIRTLKKAVKKAPGFIEAWGELAYLYEYQKDYDAAEKIYTHMLEMGGSPTDVRQRLISLSLKLNNPDRALSLVLEGPHTKSFIFEAVRAFMHNGFYAQASTILDILAQSKPIPTDYFFYKGAIAYEGEQAPEKALEYLSRIPEDSVHYNQSLEFRAHLLFSLNRKTDALKILRQGQQKFPDNPEFYIMEASIFMDSEDHSTAEKIVRNGLKAVPGNTRLMFQLGVVLDAEGHTDEAIKIMERIISKNPDHANALNFVGYTLADRNTQLDRALVLISRADKLEPDNPFIMDSLAWVYFRMGKNNKAWDEIKRAVSMLDKEAELWEHYGDIARSLGKKKSARKGYLNALKYGSDNMNEIRKKLNSL, from the coding sequence ATGAATACCGGGACAAAAACACCACTCTTCAAAAGCAGGCTGGTTTCAACCATGTTTCTGTGTCTGCTTGCGGTTATGACCGGATGCGCTCCGCATAGCAACGTGCAGACTTTTGAAGTTCCTGTCAGCCCGAAAGCTGATGCCAGTTACAATTTTCTTGTTTATCAGGACTATTTGACACAATTCGAAAAAGAATTGCGCACAGGCGGTAATTCAAAAGCAAAACTTGAAAAAATAAAATCACTCCAGCTGCATGCTCTGGAATATATTGATAAAGTTCTGGAAAAAGACCAGAGACCTTTTCTATATGCTGAAAAGGCCGCACTTTACTGGACTCTGAATCAGATACCGGAATCCAGAGAAGTAATTAAAGCTGGTCTTGAAAAATACCCGGATAATCAGAGACTGACCCTCTCCCTCGCAAGCACTTATCTTAATGAAAACAGATTTGAAGCAGCGCAGGTAACACTGAAAAGCTATCTGAAAAAAAATCCGCACGATTACAATGTGCGTAATAAGCTGGCCCAGATTTATATTGAGCAAAAGAACTTTGCCCACGCTCTTGATATCCTCAAGACAATACCGGCCGGCCACAGGACCCCGGAAATACTTTATTCCTACGCCAAAGCCAGTGCAGGGCTGGGCCTCAACCGTCAGGCCATCAGAACCCTGAAAAAGGCTGTAAAAAAGGCTCCGGGCTTCATTGAAGCATGGGGAGAGCTGGCTTATCTCTATGAATATCAGAAAGATTATGATGCCGCAGAAAAAATATACACCCACATGCTTGAAATGGGCGGGTCCCCTACGGACGTAAGGCAGAGACTGATATCGTTATCACTGAAACTGAATAACCCTGACAGAGCTCTTTCTCTCGTTCTGGAAGGTCCGCATACTAAAAGCTTCATTTTTGAAGCAGTGCGCGCCTTTATGCATAATGGTTTTTATGCGCAGGCTTCCACCATTCTAGACATACTTGCGCAAAGCAAACCGATCCCCACAGACTATTTCTTCTACAAGGGAGCCATTGCATACGAAGGTGAGCAGGCTCCTGAAAAAGCACTGGAATATTTAAGCCGTATCCCGGAAGACAGTGTCCATTACAATCAGAGTCTTGAATTCAGAGCCCATCTTCTTTTTTCTTTAAACAGAAAAACAGATGCTCTTAAAATTCTCCGTCAGGGTCAGCAAAAATTCCCTGACAATCCTGAATTTTACATAATGGAAGCTTCTATCTTCATGGATAGCGAAGACCACTCGACTGCCGAAAAAATAGTCCGTAACGGGTTAAAGGCGGTTCCGGGAAACACCCGGCTGATGTTCCAGCTTGGAGTTGTTCTCGATGCAGAAGGCCACACGGATGAAGCCATTAAAATAATGGAACGGATAATCAGTAAAAACCCGGACCATGCTAATGCTCTTAATTTCGTGGGCTACACTCTTGCGGACAGAAACACCCAGCTCGACCGGGCTCTGGTTCTTATTTCAAGAGCTGACAAACTTGAGCCGGACAACCCGTTCATAATGGACTCGCTGGCCTGGGTTTACTTCCGTATGGGAAAAAATAATAAAGCATGGGACGAAATTAAAAGAGCGGTATCAATGCTTGATAAGGAAGCGGAGCTATGGGAGCACTATGGTGATATCGCCCGTAGCCTCGGCAAAAAGAAATCCGCACGCAAAGGATATTTGAACGCTCTGAAATACGGTTCCGACAATATGAATGAAATCAGGAAAAAACTGAATTCGTTATGA
- a CDS encoding N-acetyltransferase, protein MAVTIEKATMTDAKALHAMIVESARTAMVLPRPLSKVYGHLRDFFVAKDESGKIFGCCALSITWDNLAEVRSLVVHPDSRGSGIGKELVRACLDEAFKLDINTVFVLTNIDGFFAKLGFKATDKGILPQKVWADCINCPQFPDCDEIPMVIETKIKK, encoded by the coding sequence ATGGCTGTGACTATAGAAAAGGCGACCATGACGGACGCCAAAGCTCTGCACGCTATGATCGTTGAAAGTGCAAGGACCGCCATGGTTCTTCCAAGACCTTTGAGTAAGGTCTATGGACACTTGAGAGATTTTTTTGTTGCTAAGGACGAATCCGGTAAAATTTTCGGATGCTGTGCATTATCTATTACATGGGACAATCTTGCAGAGGTTCGTTCACTCGTAGTCCATCCGGACTCACGCGGTTCCGGAATAGGAAAGGAGCTGGTGCGCGCCTGCCTTGATGAAGCTTTTAAGCTGGATATAAACACTGTCTTCGTTCTTACCAATATTGATGGATTTTTTGCTAAACTCGGATTCAAAGCTACTGATAAGGGAATCCTGCCCCAGAAGGTCTGGGCGGATTGTATCAATTGTCCACAGTTCCCTGATTGCGATGAAATTCCGATGGTAATAGAAACTAAAATTAAAAAATAA